Within Halococcus sediminicola, the genomic segment CGATTTTGGTTAGTGGAAATGTATTTCGCAGATTTATCTCGTGAGTTCTCTGTTCTATCGAGCACACCGTTTTACGGTCGTAGCGCGAACAGTGCATATGCCAACCTACATTGCCCAAATTGCCGTGAACGAGGACGAATACCAGAACCCACAGGAGTTGATATCGATCTGGGGAACCATCAAGCAGGATATCGAAGAGATTGGTGGTGACATCCTCCAGACGTATGCGGTTCTCGGTGGCTACGATTTCCATCTCGCTTTCGAAGTCGAGAGCGGTGAGATGGCCTTCCAAGTCTCACAGGCCATCGAACGGCATGGTCTCGATACGGAAACGATGCGAACGCTCCCAGTTGAGCGCATCGGTGAACTCGTTGACGATATCTAATTCTACACGGTCAATCTGTTGTTTCTATATAGTATCTGATTGAGCATGATCGTTGTCTTCATCTGCATCAAATTCCTCGCCACAGCTGACACACCGATACATACCAACAGCACCTCCCTCAATCCGCTCAACATCATCTGAATCGCAAGCAGGACAGGACGGTCCGCCGATTCTAGGGTTGTCATCCATGGATGGATCTCTGTAAGATGGGCGTTGGGAATAAATTTCTCGGTGATACTATTTTCTCAGCCCCTGAAGTTCCGTATGAGACAAGGATCCTTCGAAGCCGAGTTGAGCGGTGATAGCTAGCCTCCTGACAAAGCCGGTCAATTGGCCGAGTTAACGACACGAACCGGGAAGGCTTCGGCAGCGGATGTGCACACGAGTCCGCGGCTCTCGTGTTTCATCGAGGAATGGTGGTTTCGCAGCGTGAAACCGGTATGATGCGTCGATCATACTAGTGTAGTTTCTACTGATGGGAGATGGTGGATTATATAGAAAAATAAATATCATTCTGCCACAATATGGATCTCATGAGCCATCAAATTCCGGACAAACAACTCACCCAGTCTCTAATTTTCATCGCAATACTGCTATTTGTGATTCCTGCGATCACTACCCATCTTCCACTCGGAGAATTAGCGAAGGGAGTCATCACGGTCTGTATTTACGCTATCGCGAGTCTCATTTCGTGGCGATTTGGGAGACTCCGCGCAAGTATCGGCTGGCTATTTTTTGCACTCAGTATGTGTGTATTGCTATTTATCGGCGTAAATAACGACCTGCCGGCCCTCATGGCATTTTTCGCTTGTTTAGTGGCTGGATTCGGTCTTGTTGTTTCCGAAGGGCTTGTTGAGACGTGATCATTCACTCTACAGTGCACTGGTCTCCGTCCCAGTCGTACTCGGTGAGGAACTTATCGAGTGCGCGTTCGCTTTTGGCTGGAAGAACGTGGTTCGAGATGCTCTGAACGGTCTTGTTGCTGGCTGCAAGAAGACCTGTCACGTAGGTCGTGACGTGGTGTTTTTGTCTCATCGAGAAACACTCCAATCAGTCGATTGGCTCAGTACAGGACAAAAACGACATGATCGGTAGCATCAGTGTTTCACCTGCTCTCTACGTGCTCAGGCTACATAACGTGCGAAGTCAAGTATATAGAGTCGTTAGGCTACACTGCAATCGAACACGATCCTACTGCTATAACGATTCCGTAAAGCAGGAAATTCTGTACTGTTCGTCAATCGATGCAACTCCTGCTATACTCAAAAGCCTACCCTTGAAAGCTGAACCTTCAACAGGCGAGACCACAGAGTATCCTCTGATGATCAAAAATGGATCAAGATGAGTTCCTCGATGTCGTTCAGCGGCGTGCACAAGTGAACTCACGCGATGAAGCGTACACCATAGCCCATGCAACACTCTCAGTTCTCGGTCAGCGTATTGGTCAGAACGAAGCTGAAACCATCGCTTCCCAACTCCCCGAAACATTTGCTAATACGCTCACATCTGAAAACGAAACCACCGAAGAATTTTCAGCAAACGAGTTCTCTGAACGAGTTCATCGACGACAGATCAAGGAAGAACACTTCAGTGTACCACCTACTGATCGGCATGTCCGCGCTGTAATAGAAGTAGTTGGTATTATTACTGGAAATACAGTAGATGATCTACGCAACCAGCTATCCGCTGACTTCGAATCACTCTTCGAACCAGTCAATAATGATACTCACCATTCCGATGAACTAACTGGCTGAGTGCTCTGCGCGATTAGATGCTCTTTGTGAACAGCAATGCGCACGAATTTGATGTGGCCGCCAATCACTTCGTTATCAATCTGAGGAATGGCGCTACTCGATCAGTCCCGGGGCGTATGTCCCGCGAAGCTCGGTCTCGTCGATGATATGGGTTCCCAGCGCTTCGCGAAGGTCGTCTTTCGACGCACCGGAATCAAGCTCAAGTTCGGTATCGAGCGCGTAGAGCCGGAAATGGTAAGTATGCTCTCGATCAGGGGGCCGTGGGCCGCCGTAACCCGTTTCATCGAAGTCGTTGGACCCTTCTGTGGCACCCGACGGCGGTGACCCCTCTTCAATTCGAGAAG encodes:
- a CDS encoding YbhB/YbcL family Raf kinase inhibitor-like protein, with protein sequence MRLSSPVFDDKESIPDKYGYENENVNPPLEIGKIPVETASLALVVDDPDAQEPTGKIWDHWLIWNIDSETSRIEEGSPPSGATEGSNDFDETGYGGPRPPDREHTYHFRLYALDTELELDSGASKDDLREALGTHIIDETELRGTYAPGLIE
- a CDS encoding GYD domain-containing protein codes for the protein MPTYIAQIAVNEDEYQNPQELISIWGTIKQDIEEIGGDILQTYAVLGGYDFHLAFEVESGEMAFQVSQAIERHGLDTETMRTLPVERIGELVDDI
- a CDS encoding DUF2267 domain-containing protein yields the protein MDQDEFLDVVQRRAQVNSRDEAYTIAHATLSVLGQRIGQNEAETIASQLPETFANTLTSENETTEEFSANEFSERVHRRQIKEEHFSVPPTDRHVRAVIEVVGIITGNTVDDLRNQLSADFESLFEPVNNDTHHSDELTG